The nucleotide sequence GGCGGTGGAGCGGGAGGCGATGGCGGCTTCGGCCCGGCGCCCGGCATGACGACGATGCCGCCGTACGGGGCCGCGCCGCCCACGACGATGCCGCCGTACGGGGCCGTGCCGCCCACGACGATGCCGCCGTACGGGGCCGTGCCGCCGGGCGGGGGCGGTACGACCGTGGTTCCCGGGGCGGGCGGGACGGGTGGTACCACCGTGGTTCCGGGGCCCGGGCCCGGTGGCGATGGCGACGGTGGGCGGAAGGGGGCGGCGCGGCGTCGGCCGGCGGTGATCGCCGTACTCGCGGCCGTGGCCGTCTCCGTGAGCGTGTCGGTCACCGTGGTGACGAACTGGGGCGGCGACACGGACGACGGTGGTGGGGGCGGCTCCTCCTCTGCCGCCTCGCCGTCCACCGGCGCCACCGCCGAGGGCAAGGGCACCTCGGGGCTCGGGGTGGCGACCACGACGGAGAACTGCCCCGCGACGGACGTCGACGGCGTGGGCGGCCGGTGCGTCGCGACCCCGGAGTGCTGGAGCGGCATCCTCGACGTCTCCGGCATCGTCACCGTCAGCCGTGCGGACTGCCAGACCAAGCACGTGTGGGAGACCTTCGCGATCGCGCCGCTGCCGGAGGACGGCATGACGAACAACGCGCGGGACCTGATCAAGCATCCGGACGTCAAGGCGCTCTGCTCGCAGAAGGTCATGGCCGCGACGATGACCGCCGACGGCCGTGCCGTCGCGGACGAGTGGAACGTCGACATCATTCCGCCGTCGGCGGCGGAGTGGGACAAGGGGCTGCGTGTCTTCCGCTGCGTGGCCGCGGCGGTCACGGACGACGGCGAGAAGACGGGGAGCCAGTTCGCGGTGCGGGGGTGACCGGAGTGCGGGCACGCGGGCCGCACGACCCGTCACGTAGGCCAGACCTCCGATCACCTGTCAGTGATGGGACTCTCATGGCACGCCGGCCGCATTGCCGCGACCATGGTGTTCCTCACCAGGCAGGCCGAAGGGATCCGGAATGCTCCGCAAGGTACTGGTCGCCAACCGCGGCGAGATCGCGATCCGCGCGTTCCGCGCAGGCTACGAAGTGGGCGCGCGGACGGTCGCCGTC is from Streptomyces sp. NBC_01314 and encodes:
- a CDS encoding serine/threonine-protein kinase → MGPGRTDLPGYEIDEVLGQGGFATVYRARQLAVGREVALKVDSRVLSTPRDRQRFMREVTAAGQLSGHPHVVPVYDAGVLADNRPYMVLELCPGGSLGDRLHRQGALPAKDARDIGVGLADAVAAAHAAGVLHRDIKPGNVMVNRYGGVALTDFGLAAMPQPGRELSVTREALTPAYAPPEAFRMADPSPAGDVYSLAATVYALLCGRPPHYPEDGTQLSLAELIVRHTWPYADLPGLPPAFNSALRYALAGDPAHRLSDAGAFRDALAAVDLDTVDLRGLGDGAGGGGGAGGDGGFGPAPGMTTMPPYGAAPPTTMPPYGAVPPTTMPPYGAVPPGGGGTTVVPGAGGTGGTTVVPGPGPGGDGDGGRKGAARRRPAVIAVLAAVAVSVSVSVTVVTNWGGDTDDGGGGGSSSAASPSTGATAEGKGTSGLGVATTTENCPATDVDGVGGRCVATPECWSGILDVSGIVTVSRADCQTKHVWETFAIAPLPEDGMTNNARDLIKHPDVKALCSQKVMAATMTADGRAVADEWNVDIIPPSAAEWDKGLRVFRCVAAAVTDDGEKTGSQFAVRG